The stretch of DNA TAGTTGTTGGCTGGTCAAAGTGGTGCATTATTTGCAAGGCAGTGCGGTATATCCACTGGCCGCAGGTTTGATGACTGCAGATAGAGGCTCGCGTGAGTTAGAAGCTTATCTTGGGCCGCAGATCAGTTGGGGTGAGGACAGCTTTGTACTGAGCTGGCCTGCTGCTCTATGGCAGGTGCAGTTACCGAATGCCAACCCGCCCTTATTTACTAATTTGCGTGCACACTTTGCTAGCTTTCTGGATACCGTGCTCGCTAATGACACCCTAGCGCAGCAGACCTGTCGTTATCTTCTACAAAAGCAGCGCCTCACCTGTGCCGAGCTGCCGGATGTGGCAAGTGCTTTGCATCTGACCGTGCCCCAGTATCGGCGCCAGCTAGCCGCCGAGCAGACCTCATTTAGTCGAATTCAATTGGAGCTAAAGCGCTCACAAGCCGTGCGGCGTTTGTTATCGGGCCATCAACGCTTGGAGGTCTTGGCACAGGAGCTCGGTTTTACCGAGCGCAGTGCGTTTGAAAGAGCATTTAGCAATTGGTTTGCCTGTACCCCCAGTCAGTTCCGGCGCGAGTTGCAGCGGCAATTTGCTACGATTGATTTCCCATGCTGGGATTCACCGCATGCCTGGCCGTTTCCACTTTGCCAGCAAGCTGCAATTCATCGCGTGCTGCAAGCTCCAGAGCTGGATATACCGAGTTTGGCTGGGGTGTGGCAGCTCAATCCCAAGCTGTGTGCCTTGCTGTTGGCTGAATTGAATCAACCGGAATGTGGTGCCATCTCTTGTGAGCAAATCAGTCATGGCTTGCTCCGTTTGGGGCCTGAGCTAGTTCGAAGCCTAGGGTATGCAGCCATGGGGCAGATAGGAGTTGATTACACCGATGATACCCAGGTAGGGTTCGAGCGGTGGCGTGCAAGCTATTTTCTGCAACTGGTTTGCCGCGAGCAAGGTTTGGATCCGCATCAGGCGCTCAGTGCCGATTGGGCGGCTTTTTTCTGTTTGCTGGCTGGCGGCACGTCCGGTATGGATTTGGCCTATTACAGCCAACGTTCGGCGATTTTACTGGCTAGTTGGGGCGTACCGCACCTGATTGTCCGGCGGCTATTTTTGTGGGGGG from Chitinibacter fontanus encodes:
- a CDS encoding helix-turn-helix domain-containing protein, translating into MHAPELRHLQPLYQRYAQQAALLSEMEQRFGLSRVDPAESRTQCPELALQLNEFLYEQGDWHAMAWLAMQLDMGAGDGLVYFLRSAHTVGQAITELVRLGPMLFPDGSIELIADAQAWHLRVYPLVHAERLGMLLRYEAISCWLVKVVHYLQGSAVYPLAAGLMTADRGSRELEAYLGPQISWGEDSFVLSWPAALWQVQLPNANPPLFTNLRAHFASFLDTVLANDTLAQQTCRYLLQKQRLTCAELPDVASALHLTVPQYRRQLAAEQTSFSRIQLELKRSQAVRRLLSGHQRLEVLAQELGFTERSAFERAFSNWFACTPSQFRRELQRQFATIDFPCWDSPHAWPFPLCQQAAIHRVLQAPELDIPSLAGVWQLNPKLCALLLAELNQPECGAISCEQISHGLLRLGPELVRSLGYAAMGQIGVDYTDDTQVGFERWRASYFLQLVCREQGLDPHQALSADWAAFFCLLAGGTSGMDLAYYSQRSAILLASWGVPHLIVRRLFLWGAEKSPEYAYLNAALQWAQQTSTEAADACWPALWQQVLQVEAA